A region of the Prochlorothrix hollandica PCC 9006 = CALU 1027 genome:
ATGGCATCAGGTTCCCGGTGCCGATCCTTGGCTTGATCCTGGATCTGCACCTCGTGCAGTAGGGTTTGGTAGTCATCATAGCGATCCCACTCCCTCCCCACCCCACAATGGGGTTCATCCCCATGGAGGCAATCATTAAATTGGCAGGACTGCTGGGCTAAACGTTGGCGAATTTCGGGGAAATAATGGCCTAATTCCAAGGCTGAACAGTCTAGTTCCGGTTGGTTAAACCCAGGACTATCCGCCAGCAGCCCCCCCTGGGCCAACGCAAACAGTTCCACATGGCGGGTGGTGTGGCGACCTCGGCCCAACTTCCCCGACACCGCCCCCACGCGCAGATCCAAACGGGGCACCAGGGCATTGATTAAACTGGATTTGCCTACGCCGGAGGGTCCAGCCACGATGGTAATCCGCTGGGCAAGCTGAGCCAACAGCGGCTTCAAGCTGGAGGAGTCATAAAGACTAAAGAACAGGGGGTGATACCCCCACCCCTGGAGGCGCTGATACCAGGCTTCTTGCTCCTGGAGACTGACTAAATCCCGTTTGCTGAGGGCTAGGGCCACGGGCAAGCCGGTGGATTCTGCTTTGACTAAAAAGCGGCTCAGTTGGTGGGGGTCTAGGGTGGGTTCAGCCAGGGCAAAGACCAGCAAAATCTGGTTGGCATTGGCCATGGGGGGCCGATCGAGGACGGTACTCCGGGGCAGAATAGCGGCGATCGCCCCCCGCAACCCCTGCCAGTCCGGCTCTTCCACCTGGACGCGATCCCCCACCATTACCCGTTGTCCCAATTTCTTGAGCCGCGATCGCCGGGTACACAACAAACAACAGCCCCCGATGGGGGATAGGGGACGGTCTGGGGAATCCAGATCGATCCCAGGCTTGAGTCCCGGATCTGCGGCTAAACCCGTCCCAGGATTGACCCCAGGATTGACCTCAGGATTGACCCCAGGATTGACCTCAGGATCCAACGCAACCCGGTAGTAATTAGCCTGCACCGCCACCACCGTACCCAGTAAAGGGCTGGACTCAGGTGCTGGCCCATCTCCCCCCCTCAAGGTTTCTGGCGCACGTGGAGGGCAAAGAACCCGGCCCGCTCTTCCAAGCCCTCAATGCCATAGCCTTCCATGGCGAGGCTGTCGGGCACCTGTTCAATGGGTTCCCCCCCATCCAGCCACACCTCCAGCAGGCTCCCCGGCGGCAACTGTTGGAGCTTGAGTTTGGTGCGAATAAAGTTAATGGGACAGGGGGTACCCCGCAGATCCAACGGTAGACCTAGGGGCAGATCTAACGGGGCGGCAGGGAGAGTGTCGGGGGAGTCCCCAGGGCCATGACTCATGATTGGAACAGTTTCCCAAAGAGACCTTCTTTGCCACCTTTGAGGCGATCGCCCCGCACTTCTGCCAACTTCGTCAACAGATCCCGCTCTGCTGGGGAAATGCGGGTGGGAATATCCACCTGCACCGTAATCAGGTGATCCCCGCGACTGACCGGGTTCCCTAGCCGGGGCACACCGCGCCCTTCTAAGGTCAAGATAGTACCGGGCTGAGTGCCGGCGGGGATTGCCAATTCTTGGCCCCCTTCCACAGTTTGCACCTCCAGGTGACAGCCGAGGATTGCCTGAAGATAGCTGATTTTGATGGTGGACAGGATATTAATCCCTTCCCGCTCAAACTCAGCATCTTCATTGACAAAGAGATAGACATACAGATCCCCAGCGGGTCCGCTGCGTTGTCCCGAATCCCCTTCCCCCGACACCCGCAGGCGGGTACCGCTATCCACGCCAGGGGGAATGGTAATTTTCAGCTTTTTCTTAACTTGCTTTTGGCCGGAACCACTACAGTCATCGCACTTGTCTTCAATGACCTGGCCCTGGCCCCCACAACTGGGACACACCGACACCTGGGTGAAACTGCCAAAGGGAGTCCGGGTCGCACGGCGCACCTGGCCCGATCCCCCACAGGTGTTGCAGGTCTGGGGGCGGGTTCCGGGTTTAGCCCCGCTGCCCTCACAGGTGTTGCAGGTTTCCATGTGGTTGATGCGGATTTCCTTCTCGCCACCAAAGATGGCCTCCCGGAAATCTAGCTTCAGGTCTAGGCGCAAATCATCGCCCCGCACAGGACCGCGACGGCGGGTCTGTCCCCCCATGCCGCTGCCCCCCGCAAAGCCACTGAAGAAACTTTCAAAAATATCGGCAAATCCCCCCATATCGCCCATATCCTGGAAGCCCGGACTACCGGATCCAGAAATACCCGATTCACCAAAGCGATCGTAGCGGGCACGGGTTTCCGGTTCTGACAGCACCTCATAGGCCCGGTTCACTTCCTTGAAGTGATCTTCCGCACCCGGTTCTTTGTTGACATCAGGATGATATTTCCGGGCCAAGCGGCGATATGCACGCTTAATCTCTTCTTTATCAGCGTTTCTCCCAACGCTTAGAATTTCGTAGTAATCACGGGCCATATTAATTCACCAGAATCTGCTTCTACGCCTGAGGGGTGCAAAGCGCTAGCTATAGGTTTACTCTAAACTGCCCTGCGCGGGTGATCGATCCAGTGGGGGTTTCCCCATTGATCGGGAACAGCCTCCAAAACTCCAGGGTTTTGAGGGCTT
Encoded here:
- the rsgA gene encoding small ribosomal subunit biogenesis GTPase RsgA — encoded protein: MRGGDGPAPESSPLLGTVVAVQANYYRVALDPEVNPGVNPEVNPGVNPGTGLAADPGLKPGIDLDSPDRPLSPIGGCCLLCTRRSRLKKLGQRVMVGDRVQVEEPDWQGLRGAIAAILPRSTVLDRPPMANANQILLVFALAEPTLDPHQLSRFLVKAESTGLPVALALSKRDLVSLQEQEAWYQRLQGWGYHPLFFSLYDSSSLKPLLAQLAQRITIVAGPSGVGKSSLINALVPRLDLRVGAVSGKLGRGRHTTRHVELFALAQGGLLADSPGFNQPELDCSALELGHYFPEIRQRLAQQSCQFNDCLHGDEPHCGVGREWDRYDDYQTLLHEVQIQDQAKDRHREPDAMLKPKDQGEGQVDYEPRLAQKKYRRESRRSRRQSLHTFKGSPTDWTELDHGDS
- a CDS encoding sulfurtransferase TusA family protein is translated as MSHGPGDSPDTLPAAPLDLPLGLPLDLRGTPCPINFIRTKLKLQQLPPGSLLEVWLDGGEPIEQVPDSLAMEGYGIEGLEERAGFFALHVRQKP
- the dnaJ gene encoding molecular chaperone DnaJ; this encodes MARDYYEILSVGRNADKEEIKRAYRRLARKYHPDVNKEPGAEDHFKEVNRAYEVLSEPETRARYDRFGESGISGSGSPGFQDMGDMGGFADIFESFFSGFAGGSGMGGQTRRRGPVRGDDLRLDLKLDFREAIFGGEKEIRINHMETCNTCEGSGAKPGTRPQTCNTCGGSGQVRRATRTPFGSFTQVSVCPSCGGQGQVIEDKCDDCSGSGQKQVKKKLKITIPPGVDSGTRLRVSGEGDSGQRSGPAGDLYVYLFVNEDAEFEREGINILSTIKISYLQAILGCHLEVQTVEGGQELAIPAGTQPGTILTLEGRGVPRLGNPVSRGDHLITVQVDIPTRISPAERDLLTKLAEVRGDRLKGGKEGLFGKLFQS